In Ahaetulla prasina isolate Xishuangbanna chromosome 5, ASM2864084v1, whole genome shotgun sequence, the following are encoded in one genomic region:
- the UNC50 gene encoding protein unc-50 homolog isoform X1 produces MLPTTSINPRDQGNGSLNTRASARHTAGAKRYKYLRRLLHFRHMDFEFALWQMLYLFTSPQKVYRNFQYRKQTKDQWARDDPAFLVLLSIWLCVSTIGFGFVLGLGFVEMIKLLLWVVFIDCVGVGLLIATLMWFISNKFLLKHPNRDYDVEWGYAFDVHLNAFYPLLVILHFIQLFFIHYVILSASSIGYFVGNTFWLVAISYYIYVTFLGYSALPFLKNTVILLYPFALLILLYVVSLAIGWNFTKALCVFYTYRVK; encoded by the exons ATGTTGCCTACCACATCAATTAATCCCCGCGATCAGGGCAATGGATCTTTAAATACTAGAGCATCAGCAAGACACACAGCTGGGGCAAAACGCTATAAATACTTGAGAAGACTCCTTCATTTTCGTCACATGGACTTTGAGTTTGCTCTGTGGCAGATGTTGTATCTGTTCACTTCACCACAGAAGGTATACAGAAATTTTCAGTATAGGAAGCAAACAAAAGACCAGTGGGCTAGAGATGACCCTGCTTTCCTTGTGTTGCTGAGTATCTGGCTGTGTG tATCCACTATAGGATTTGGCTTTGTGTTAGGCTTGGGATTTGTTGAAATGATAAAGCTGCTGCTGTGGGTCGTGTTTATAGACTGTGTAGGAGTTGGCCTTCTAATTGCAACTTTAATGTG GTTTATCTCCAATAAATTTTTGCTAAAGCATCCGAACAGGGACTATGATGTGGAATGGGGATATGCCTTTGATGTTCATCTGAACGCTTTCTACCCACTTCTTGTTATCCTGCATTTTATCCAGTTGTTTTTCATTCAtt ATGTAATTTTATCAGCATCGTCTATTGGCTATTTTGTTGGAAATACTTTCTGGCTGGTTGCAATTAGCTATTACATCTATGTGACATTTCTGGGGTACAGTG cactgccaTTCCTGAAGAACACAGTGATCCTTCTGTATCCATTTGCGCTTCTCATCTTGCTGTACGTGGTCTCTTTAGCCATTGGATGGAACTTTACTAAAGCACTTTGCGTTTTCTACACCTACAGAGTAAAATAA
- the UNC50 gene encoding protein unc-50 homolog isoform X2, which translates to MLPTTSINPRDQGNGSLNTRASARHTAGAKRYKYLRRLLHFRHMDFEFALWQMLYLFTSPQKVYRNFQYRKQTKDQWARDDPAFLVLLSIWLCVSTIGFGFVLGLGFVEMIKLLLWVVFIDCVGVGLLIATLMWFISNKFLLKHPNRDYDVEWGYAFDVHLNAFYPLLVILHFIQLFFIHYVILSASSIGYFVGNTFWLVAISYYIYVTFLGYSEAVGLFIDSNRKQISNPLNTLQIISIFNRRQERH; encoded by the exons ATGTTGCCTACCACATCAATTAATCCCCGCGATCAGGGCAATGGATCTTTAAATACTAGAGCATCAGCAAGACACACAGCTGGGGCAAAACGCTATAAATACTTGAGAAGACTCCTTCATTTTCGTCACATGGACTTTGAGTTTGCTCTGTGGCAGATGTTGTATCTGTTCACTTCACCACAGAAGGTATACAGAAATTTTCAGTATAGGAAGCAAACAAAAGACCAGTGGGCTAGAGATGACCCTGCTTTCCTTGTGTTGCTGAGTATCTGGCTGTGTG tATCCACTATAGGATTTGGCTTTGTGTTAGGCTTGGGATTTGTTGAAATGATAAAGCTGCTGCTGTGGGTCGTGTTTATAGACTGTGTAGGAGTTGGCCTTCTAATTGCAACTTTAATGTG GTTTATCTCCAATAAATTTTTGCTAAAGCATCCGAACAGGGACTATGATGTGGAATGGGGATATGCCTTTGATGTTCATCTGAACGCTTTCTACCCACTTCTTGTTATCCTGCATTTTATCCAGTTGTTTTTCATTCAtt ATGTAATTTTATCAGCATCGTCTATTGGCTATTTTGTTGGAAATACTTTCTGGCTGGTTGCAATTAGCTATTACATCTATGTGACATTTCTGGGGTACAGTG aaGCCGTTGGACTCTTCATAGACTCAAATAGAAAACAGATATCCAATCCACTCAATACATTACAAATCATTTCTATATTCAATAGAAGGCAAGAGAGACACTGA